In Dyadobacter sp. NIV53, a single window of DNA contains:
- a CDS encoding ELWxxDGT repeat protein → MKRHLLWLAFSLMIMPHILKAQTIDLVKDINVTGPGTGVIMGERAAAGNMLFFLGSDSAHERQLWRSDGTLGGTRMLTDISYDLSYPPQGLFTANGLAFCQFQYNKRFWLFRSDGTTAGTFPLVELPFGLPDGHSVLEANGSVYFSNAGPDGSRQLWKTDGTVAGTTMVKEVVPTGSNSVGPLDLFNFNSILYFLIGVGNENGSTDYQLWKSDGTTAGTVPGPAMLGRFRPASVNGYMYFSENNSLKRTDGNTVTTIKSFSYAGDPVVVGATLYFSAQDGTTGTELWKSNGTTAGTVLVKDINPGTNAFSMPHNLINVNGTLFFAALSGMAGDTSGYRLWKSNGTTAGTEMIIPSAWNVNEVIAVGNQVAFSGRDPLDASKIWVTDGTNAGTKVLADFFGNLLINVGGTLFFRQFEPTIRRVFKSNLTPEGTVPVSPWSGPGSEPHDIFDLDGTGYFAANDGTNTRELWKTDKSTGGTVLIKDFLIGTFSLYPEQFTNVNGTLYFVSNDGMIWKSNGTPEGTVLVKNMVQMHPYHKTTGLIGLGNTLFFFVYNAGAEKLELWKSDGTSAGTVHIKTFSKTNLPDCIKSVVLNGLLYFLAWDGINSYELWKSNGTAAGTSLVKDISERGGAIGSPLILNNNIYYILGSPDENSTQLLVKSDGTAKGTNVIKTRYPDDEFIYTSDLFTAGNLVYFDVFSSSQEKELLWRTDGTEAGTFRLADFDFVGNLPNIRHKTNVGGKLFFVPYDDETGEQLWVSDGTPSGTHMVKRIGSGMDKITISHSAAVGNVFYFTPNHPATGTELWRSDGTSEGTYLVYDLTSGRSGTRFFDLANVGGTLLISADAGKIGAELYRYQPAMTALRINSGGAAFAASGNRPFSTDQYFSGATRISNAAGGDILNTTDDQLFKEQRTGPAFSYNLPVSNGPMQVVLHFAEIYWGVPGRGGSNGTGKRRFHVDIEGSRKLKNYDIFSAAGGAMRAQTESFMVNVTDGILNIDFLAGTADQPMIAAIEVLPVQVDLGPLADAFVRNKPNDNTSYGTAETLQIKAGSLPAYQRNTYLKFPLNGISEVSSAKLRLYGSNVQSGENTSVAAYGVSDDSWIETDITWNNAPVFSGSALGSVNVNGSAEYYEIDVTPFIKSELAGDKVASLVLTNPDNQNARLIFNSRESKANRPQLIIRSLSSPTARMGEEADFVIAENEPEVSGIYPNPVTGKHFSVKVSERHKGDITLSLINKTGASLLIRNITANAIPVVEMDVSGSQLPAGAYLFKIESMAHKEVLKLLVSE, encoded by the coding sequence GCAGCGATTCTGCCCACGAAAGACAGCTTTGGAGGAGCGATGGGACTTTAGGGGGTACAAGAATGTTAACAGATATATCTTATGATTTAAGTTATCCGCCTCAAGGGCTGTTTACCGCTAATGGACTTGCCTTTTGCCAGTTTCAATACAATAAACGTTTTTGGCTGTTTAGAAGTGACGGGACTACTGCTGGCACTTTTCCTCTTGTCGAGTTGCCATTTGGTCTGCCTGATGGTCATTCAGTCCTTGAGGCCAATGGCAGTGTATATTTTTCCAATGCCGGTCCGGACGGCAGCAGGCAGCTCTGGAAAACGGACGGAACAGTGGCCGGGACAACCATGGTCAAAGAAGTGGTGCCCACAGGAAGCAATTCAGTTGGTCCGCTTGACCTCTTTAATTTCAACAGTATCCTGTATTTTCTTATAGGTGTGGGAAATGAAAATGGAAGTACAGATTACCAGCTGTGGAAAAGTGATGGAACAACGGCAGGCACCGTTCCCGGACCAGCTATGCTCGGCCGTTTCAGGCCGGCATCAGTAAACGGGTATATGTACTTTTCTGAAAATAATTCTTTAAAGCGTACTGATGGCAACACGGTCACTACCATCAAAAGCTTTTCTTATGCAGGTGACCCCGTAGTGGTCGGTGCAACTTTATATTTCTCAGCTCAGGATGGTACTACAGGTACCGAGCTTTGGAAATCCAACGGTACAACTGCCGGAACTGTTCTGGTGAAAGATATTAATCCGGGCACCAACGCCTTCTCCATGCCACATAACCTGATTAATGTAAACGGGACTTTATTTTTCGCTGCCCTTTCTGGTATGGCTGGTGATACTTCGGGTTACAGACTCTGGAAAAGTAACGGAACCACTGCCGGTACGGAAATGATAATACCCAGTGCCTGGAACGTGAATGAAGTTATTGCAGTAGGCAACCAGGTCGCTTTCAGTGGAAGGGACCCGCTGGATGCATCAAAAATCTGGGTAACAGACGGCACCAATGCCGGCACGAAGGTCCTGGCTGATTTCTTTGGCAACCTGCTGATCAATGTCGGCGGCACTTTGTTTTTCAGACAATTTGAACCTACTATAAGGCGGGTCTTTAAAAGCAATCTGACCCCGGAAGGTACAGTGCCTGTCTCACCTTGGTCAGGTCCGGGTTCGGAGCCACACGATATATTTGACCTGGACGGCACCGGTTATTTTGCAGCCAATGACGGGACCAATACACGTGAGCTCTGGAAGACTGATAAGTCAACCGGCGGTACAGTACTCATAAAGGATTTTCTGATAGGTACATTTTCGCTGTACCCAGAACAATTTACCAATGTAAACGGAACATTGTATTTTGTTTCCAATGACGGGATGATATGGAAAAGCAACGGTACCCCGGAAGGCACGGTACTGGTTAAAAATATGGTACAAATGCATCCCTATCATAAGACCACCGGCCTGATCGGATTGGGCAATACACTCTTCTTTTTTGTATATAATGCGGGTGCTGAAAAACTCGAGCTATGGAAGAGCGACGGGACATCGGCCGGAACTGTGCACATCAAAACCTTTTCAAAAACCAATTTGCCGGACTGCATTAAATCGGTTGTATTAAACGGATTGTTATATTTTCTTGCCTGGGACGGGATAAACAGTTATGAATTGTGGAAAAGCAATGGAACAGCGGCTGGAACGTCACTGGTTAAAGATATCTCCGAGAGAGGAGGAGCTATCGGTTCACCGCTAATTTTGAACAATAATATTTATTATATTCTCGGAAGTCCCGACGAAAACTCGACACAGTTGCTGGTTAAAAGCGATGGGACTGCCAAAGGTACCAATGTCATCAAAACTCGGTATCCGGATGATGAATTTATTTATACTTCAGATCTATTCACAGCTGGTAACCTGGTCTATTTCGATGTTTTCAGTTCCAGTCAGGAAAAGGAGTTATTATGGAGAACGGACGGTACGGAAGCAGGAACTTTCCGGCTAGCCGATTTTGATTTTGTGGGCAATCTTCCTAACATCCGTCACAAAACAAACGTTGGTGGAAAATTGTTTTTTGTACCCTACGACGATGAGACAGGCGAACAGCTATGGGTAAGTGACGGCACACCTTCCGGAACGCACATGGTGAAAAGGATTGGCAGCGGAATGGATAAAATAACCATCAGCCATTCAGCTGCCGTGGGAAACGTTTTTTACTTTACACCCAATCATCCGGCAACCGGAACAGAATTGTGGAGAAGCGACGGCACAAGTGAAGGCACTTATCTGGTTTATGACCTTACTTCGGGCAGAAGCGGTACCCGCTTTTTTGATCTGGCCAATGTGGGAGGTACGCTGCTGATCTCTGCGGATGCAGGCAAAATTGGTGCTGAACTCTACAGATACCAGCCAGCTATGACAGCGCTGCGTATCAATTCCGGCGGTGCTGCCTTTGCCGCCTCAGGTAACCGTCCGTTCAGCACAGACCAGTATTTCAGCGGAGCTACCCGGATCTCTAATGCCGCAGGCGGGGATATTTTGAACACAACAGATGACCAGCTCTTCAAGGAACAGCGCACGGGTCCGGCATTCAGCTACAACCTTCCTGTCAGCAACGGGCCGATGCAGGTCGTACTGCATTTTGCCGAGATCTACTGGGGTGTTCCAGGCCGGGGCGGATCAAACGGAACAGGAAAACGACGCTTTCATGTCGATATTGAAGGCAGCAGGAAATTAAAAAATTATGACATTTTCAGTGCTGCGGGCGGTGCGATGCGTGCCCAAACGGAAAGCTTTATGGTCAACGTCACGGACGGCATCCTGAACATTGATTTTCTTGCAGGTACAGCCGATCAGCCCATGATTGCCGCCATTGAAGTATTACCGGTGCAGGTGGATCTTGGCCCGCTTGCAGATGCATTTGTACGCAACAAACCCAATGACAATACCAGTTATGGAACAGCCGAAACACTACAGATAAAAGCCGGAAGCCTGCCTGCCTATCAGCGGAATACCTATCTGAAATTCCCGCTTAATGGAATCAGCGAGGTCAGTTCGGCGAAACTCCGCCTGTACGGTTCCAATGTGCAGAGCGGGGAAAATACCAGCGTTGCAGCTTATGGTGTCAGTGATGATTCGTGGATAGAAACGGACATTACGTGGAATAACGCACCTGTTTTCTCAGGAAGTGCACTGGGCTCAGTGAATGTAAACGGCAGCGCCGAATATTACGAGATTGATGTAACGCCCTTTATAAAATCTGAGCTGGCAGGTGACAAGGTCGCAAGTCTTGTTCTGACCAACCCGGACAATCAGAACGCCCGGCTGATATTCAACAGCCGTGAGAGTAAAGCCAACCGGCCGCAGCTTATCATCCGGTCTTTGTCATCGCCGACTGCGAGAATGGGGGAAGAAGCAGATTTTGTGATAGCTGAAAATGAGCCGGAAGTTTCTGGAATTTATCCCAATCCGGTTACCGGAAAACACTTTTCGGTCAAAGTTTCTGAACGGCACAAAGGCGATATAACATTAAGTTTGATCAACAAAACAGGAGCGTCCCTGCTTATCCGGAATATAACAGCCAATGCAATACCGGTTGTTGAAATGGACGTTTCAGGATCACAATTACCAGCCGGCGCCTATTTATTTAAGATTGAATCTATGGCACACAAAGAAGTACTAAAATTACTGGTCTCAGAATAG
- a CDS encoding ELWxxDGT repeat protein: MLTDIFNDPEVPPTSLRAANGLAFYNVLYNNQIWLFRSDGTKEGTFPLKTTSIAFGENNILAINNSIYFSVISSSGSHQLWKTDGTVAGTVLVKEISNNILGATGAFDFFNFNGTLYFLSGVRYSGQENFQLWKSDGTAGGTVPGPAFGDRFRPVAFNGYMYFSENNVLKRTDGAIITAIKTFTFLDDPIVVGTNIYFSAQDGTTGAELWKSNGTAAGTVLVKDINPGTNISSFPAYLSNANGTLYFSAVTAANNGRELWKSNGTAAGTVLVTDVFSGGDGNVREVTVVGNQVVFTGNNSSGPKLWKSDGTSGGTQVIANFYSTQLVNAGGTVFFSGTETIVTRLYKTNLTPASTIAVSPLTGPGSQPQKMFDLNGTGYFTADNGINGRELWKTDNTNAGTVLVKDILPGSGSSNPDQLTNVNGTLFFVANAQEIWKSNGTSAGTVLVKDVVSVSSDRITGLIALNGTLFFGIATSSQTLQLWKSDGTSAGTVLITTFPNTGNLAAIAFNGQIYFLAWDGVNSYDLWKSNGTAAGTTLVKDVASSGGASGPPVILNNYLYYVLGNYESSGQVLVRSDGTSAGTTVITNLFPGDSGLTISGLFKAGNLLYFNVLGTSAGRELLWRTDGTAAGTIQLGDFDLHYTEDPFIRQKTEAGGKFFFVPYDDEIGDQLWVSDGTPSGTNIVKQIGQFANDFTIDHTAAIGDVIYFTPYDAATGTELWRSDGTSDGTYMVYDLTPNGSTRFYDLADVNGTLLISASAGPLGAELYKYQPAPAALRINSGGASFAASRQPYFYCRPIFQWHDANFQCSRRRYCQHNG; the protein is encoded by the coding sequence ATGCTGACCGACATTTTTAATGACCCTGAGGTACCACCAACATCCCTGAGGGCTGCCAATGGTCTTGCTTTTTATAATGTACTCTACAACAATCAAATATGGCTGTTCAGGAGTGATGGTACCAAAGAGGGGACTTTTCCTTTAAAAACAACAAGCATTGCATTTGGTGAGAATAATATACTTGCGATTAACAATTCCATTTATTTTTCTGTCATCAGTTCCAGCGGCAGCCATCAGCTTTGGAAAACGGATGGTACGGTGGCGGGCACTGTTCTGGTTAAAGAAATTTCAAATAATATACTTGGTGCAACAGGAGCATTTGATTTCTTCAATTTCAATGGCACACTTTACTTCCTGTCCGGTGTACGTTACAGCGGACAGGAAAACTTCCAACTCTGGAAAAGCGATGGAACAGCAGGAGGTACAGTTCCCGGCCCTGCTTTTGGCGATCGTTTCAGGCCGGTAGCATTTAATGGTTACATGTATTTTTCCGAAAATAATGTTTTAAAGAGAACTGACGGGGCTATAATTACAGCAATTAAAACTTTTACTTTTCTGGATGACCCCATAGTTGTCGGGACTAATATATATTTCTCGGCGCAGGACGGCACAACAGGGGCAGAACTTTGGAAATCCAATGGTACAGCCGCCGGAACAGTTCTGGTTAAAGATATTAATCCCGGCACCAATATATCTTCCTTTCCTGCATACTTATCTAATGCAAATGGCACCTTGTATTTTTCTGCTGTAACTGCTGCTAATAATGGACGCGAGTTGTGGAAAAGTAACGGAACTGCTGCCGGTACCGTGCTCGTGACAGATGTATTTTCAGGAGGTGATGGCAATGTACGGGAAGTTACTGTTGTGGGCAACCAGGTTGTATTTACCGGAAACAATTCGTCGGGCCCAAAGCTGTGGAAGAGTGACGGAACGAGCGGGGGAACCCAGGTCATTGCTAATTTTTACAGCACTCAGCTTGTCAATGCCGGTGGGACTGTATTTTTTAGCGGTACGGAAACCATTGTGACGCGTTTGTATAAGACCAATCTGACCCCGGCAAGCACCATAGCTGTTTCTCCATTGACAGGGCCAGGTTCACAGCCTCAGAAAATGTTTGATTTGAACGGTACCGGTTATTTTACGGCTGATAATGGTATCAATGGCCGCGAACTATGGAAAACCGACAACACAAATGCCGGAACTGTACTGGTAAAGGATATCCTGCCGGGATCCGGCAGCTCAAATCCTGACCAGCTGACCAATGTAAACGGGACACTTTTTTTTGTGGCCAATGCACAGGAAATCTGGAAAAGCAATGGCACTTCGGCTGGCACGGTGCTGGTTAAAGATGTAGTATCAGTATCAAGCGACCGGATCACCGGACTGATAGCATTAAATGGAACACTTTTCTTTGGCATTGCAACCTCTTCACAAACTCTTCAGCTCTGGAAAAGCGATGGCACATCGGCTGGTACTGTGCTGATAACTACTTTTCCGAATACAGGCAACCTGGCTGCGATAGCATTTAATGGTCAGATTTACTTTCTCGCATGGGATGGAGTCAACAGTTATGATCTCTGGAAAAGTAACGGTACGGCTGCGGGAACGACGCTTGTCAAAGACGTTGCAAGTAGCGGAGGAGCGTCCGGACCGCCCGTTATCCTTAACAATTACCTCTATTATGTCTTAGGCAATTACGAAAGTTCTGGTCAGGTGTTGGTAAGAAGCGATGGCACTTCAGCTGGCACGACAGTGATCACAAATCTGTTTCCCGGTGATTCCGGTCTTACAATTTCGGGGCTCTTCAAAGCGGGAAACCTGCTCTATTTTAATGTACTTGGAACTAGCGCAGGCAGGGAGCTTTTATGGCGAACAGATGGTACTGCGGCCGGAACTATTCAGCTGGGCGATTTCGATTTACACTACACCGAGGATCCTTTTATTCGTCAAAAAACCGAAGCAGGAGGCAAATTCTTTTTTGTACCCTACGACGATGAGATAGGAGATCAGCTTTGGGTAAGTGATGGTACACCTTCGGGAACAAACATCGTGAAACAGATCGGCCAGTTTGCCAATGATTTTACGATCGACCACACGGCTGCAATTGGTGATGTCATTTACTTTACACCTTATGATGCAGCAACTGGTACAGAACTGTGGCGAAGTGATGGCACCAGCGATGGCACCTATATGGTCTATGACCTTACCCCGAACGGCAGTACCCGTTTTTACGATCTGGCCGATGTGAACGGAACATTGCTGATATCGGCAAGTGCGGGTCCGCTTGGTGCTGAACTATACAAATACCAGCCGGCACCAGCTGCCCTGCGTATCAATTCAGGAGGTGCTTCTTTTGCAGCTTCCAGGCAGCCGTACTTTTATTGCCGACCAATATTTCAGTGGCACGACGCAAATTTCCAATGCAGCCGGCGGAGATATTGTCAACACAACGGATGA
- a CDS encoding DNRLRE domain-containing protein: MQLPGSRTFIADQYFSGTTQISNAAGGDIVNTTDDQLYKDQRFGTNFNYSIPVTNGPMNVVLHFAEIYWGVPSRGGSAGSGKRRFHVDIEGSRKLTNYDIFTAAGGAMRARTEIFTVNITDGTLNISFLSGASDKPIIAAIEIVPTPAVIIGPLADAYVRNTPNDNTNYGTETSLEIKTGSLPSYQRNTYLKFPLAGVDNVGSAKLRLYGSNIQGNTNIGLSAYGITNDAWTETGINWSNAPTASGSSLGSVNVNGTAKYYEIDVTAFVQSQLAGDKTASFFVTNPGNQNTQLTFNSRENGANRPQLVIRNVAPPAARIGAEDDMISIETDQDASGIYPNPVNGKHFSVNVSNRHKGEVDLSLVNKTGQLLLLRKKPEGTASTVEVDVSATRLPAGLYLLKIESKAHKEVLKLLMVE; encoded by the coding sequence TTGCAGCTTCCAGGCAGCCGTACTTTTATTGCCGACCAATATTTCAGTGGCACGACGCAAATTTCCAATGCAGCCGGCGGAGATATTGTCAACACAACGGATGACCAGCTTTACAAAGATCAGCGGTTTGGTACAAACTTTAATTACAGCATCCCCGTAACCAACGGGCCAATGAATGTCGTGCTGCATTTTGCTGAAATATACTGGGGTGTACCCAGCCGGGGCGGCTCAGCAGGATCGGGAAAACGACGTTTCCATGTAGATATCGAAGGCAGCAGGAAACTGACTAATTATGATATTTTTACAGCTGCGGGCGGTGCCATGCGCGCCAGGACGGAAATATTTACCGTGAACATTACGGACGGCACCCTGAATATCAGTTTTCTTTCCGGCGCATCGGATAAACCAATCATTGCCGCCATTGAGATAGTGCCGACTCCGGCAGTAATTATCGGCCCGCTTGCCGATGCGTATGTCCGTAATACGCCCAATGATAATACGAACTATGGAACCGAAACCTCACTCGAAATAAAAACAGGCAGTTTGCCCAGCTATCAGCGGAATACTTACCTGAAATTCCCGCTTGCAGGAGTGGATAATGTAGGTTCGGCCAAACTGAGGCTGTATGGTTCCAATATACAGGGCAATACGAATATCGGCTTGTCTGCTTATGGCATTACCAACGATGCCTGGACGGAAACGGGTATTAACTGGTCGAATGCACCAACAGCCTCCGGTAGCTCATTAGGCTCAGTGAATGTGAATGGTACAGCCAAATATTATGAAATTGACGTTACAGCCTTTGTGCAATCGCAACTGGCCGGAGATAAAACGGCAAGCTTTTTTGTGACCAATCCAGGAAACCAGAATACGCAGCTGACCTTCAATAGCCGTGAGAATGGGGCTAACCGGCCGCAACTGGTCATACGGAACGTGGCACCGCCTGCTGCAAGGATTGGGGCAGAAGACGATATGATTTCAATAGAAACTGATCAGGATGCTTCTGGTATTTACCCGAATCCGGTTAATGGAAAACACTTCTCTGTAAATGTTTCCAACCGTCACAAAGGTGAGGTGGATCTGAGCCTCGTCAACAAGACAGGGCAACTCTTGCTTTTGAGGAAAAAACCTGAAGGAACTGCATCTACTGTTGAGGTAGATGTTTCGGCAACACGATTGCCGGCAGGCCTTTATCTATTGAAAATTGAATCGAAGGCACATAAGGAAGTGCTGAAGTTGCTGATGGTAGAATAA
- the pta gene encoding phosphate acetyltransferase translates to MTKSIFIASAEPFTGKSVIALGLVNMLLGKTEKIGYFKPIISEQAPGKKERHIEAILDYFSLSIPYEDTYAFSRPQVLQFTEAENQGEMIDTIISKYKKLEDNYDFTVIEGSDFLGEGIAFEFESNAAIAKNLGAPVLAVVGGENKSTSQVVSAVLNILHNFETREVQVVGVIVNRVKPEQENDIKELLKMQIHESIMLSVIPWNKDLQSPTMKEICDALQAKLLFGEDALANQADNFVTGAMMLPNFLNHIKENVLIVTPGDRGDIIIGAIQANLSANYPKVAGIVLTAGTIPDEPVMRLIQGLQTVIPIMSVEKGTFETTTAIGAIHSRITADNKMKIGLAIDIFEKYVDVLALDERIITFQPRGITPHMFQYQLVKWAKNQKKHIVLPEGNDDRILKAAARLVSQQVVQLTILGDPSEVTASFKRLGLNPDMNDIQIVDPKASDKYDIYVDKLFELRKNKNVNQEMARDLMQDVSYFGTMMVYLGEADGMVSGAIHTTQHTIRPALQFIKTKPGVSIVSSIFFMCLPERVSIFGDCAVNPNPTADQLADIAISSAESSLMFGIEPRIAMLSYSSGASGEGEDVEKVREATRLVKLKRPDLKVEGPIQYDAAVDPIVGKQKLSGSEVAGKASVLIFPDLNTGNNTYKAVQRETGALAIGPMLQGLNKPVNDLSRGCTVDDIFNTVVITAIQCQQNG, encoded by the coding sequence ATGACTAAATCAATTTTTATCGCATCGGCTGAGCCATTTACAGGCAAATCTGTTATTGCACTCGGGCTGGTCAATATGCTTCTTGGTAAAACAGAGAAAATCGGATATTTTAAGCCCATAATTTCTGAGCAGGCTCCTGGAAAAAAAGAACGGCATATTGAGGCCATTCTGGATTATTTTTCCCTCTCTATTCCTTATGAGGATACTTATGCTTTTAGTCGTCCGCAGGTTTTACAGTTTACCGAAGCTGAAAATCAGGGCGAAATGATCGATACTATTATCAGTAAGTATAAAAAACTTGAAGACAATTACGATTTTACAGTGATTGAGGGCAGTGATTTTCTGGGAGAAGGGATTGCTTTTGAATTTGAATCCAATGCAGCCATTGCTAAAAATTTAGGCGCACCGGTTCTGGCAGTTGTAGGAGGAGAGAACAAATCCACTTCACAGGTTGTAAGTGCTGTGCTGAATATCCTGCATAATTTCGAAACGCGGGAAGTGCAGGTCGTCGGTGTGATAGTTAACCGGGTAAAACCTGAACAGGAAAATGACATCAAGGAATTGCTGAAAATGCAGATCCACGAAAGTATCATGCTATCTGTTATCCCCTGGAACAAGGATCTTCAGAGCCCAACCATGAAAGAGATCTGTGATGCGCTACAGGCAAAGTTACTGTTTGGTGAAGATGCACTTGCCAATCAGGCTGATAACTTTGTGACGGGCGCTATGATGCTGCCAAATTTTTTAAACCATATAAAGGAAAACGTACTGATCGTTACACCTGGTGACCGGGGTGATATTATTATCGGAGCCATTCAGGCTAATCTCTCAGCCAATTATCCGAAAGTAGCAGGCATAGTATTAACAGCCGGTACAATTCCTGACGAACCTGTCATGCGTTTGATCCAGGGTTTACAAACAGTGATTCCTATCATGTCTGTTGAAAAAGGAACGTTTGAAACGACCACTGCGATTGGTGCCATTCATTCAAGAATTACTGCTGATAACAAAATGAAGATTGGTCTTGCGATTGATATTTTTGAAAAATATGTCGACGTATTAGCCCTGGATGAAAGGATCATCACTTTTCAGCCACGCGGCATTACGCCTCACATGTTTCAGTACCAGCTTGTAAAGTGGGCAAAAAACCAGAAGAAGCATATTGTACTGCCTGAAGGAAATGATGATCGTATATTAAAAGCGGCTGCAAGGCTAGTAAGTCAGCAGGTTGTTCAGCTCACAATTCTGGGTGATCCTTCCGAAGTTACTGCATCTTTTAAAAGACTCGGGTTGAATCCCGACATGAATGATATACAAATTGTTGATCCAAAGGCTTCCGACAAATATGATATCTATGTAGATAAACTGTTTGAATTAAGAAAAAACAAAAATGTAAACCAGGAAATGGCCAGGGACCTTATGCAGGATGTATCCTATTTTGGCACAATGATGGTTTATTTGGGCGAGGCAGACGGCATGGTTTCAGGAGCCATACATACCACCCAGCATACCATACGGCCTGCATTACAATTTATCAAAACAAAACCAGGCGTTTCAATCGTGTCTTCTATTTTCTTCATGTGTTTGCCGGAAAGGGTTTCTATTTTTGGAGATTGTGCAGTTAATCCGAATCCAACCGCTGATCAACTGGCTGATATTGCCATTTCATCCGCAGAGAGTAGTTTAATGTTTGGTATTGAACCACGGATCGCCATGTTGTCCTATTCTTCGGGCGCTTCTGGAGAAGGGGAGGACGTGGAAAAAGTGAGGGAGGCTACCAGGCTTGTGAAACTTAAACGCCCTGATCTTAAAGTGGAAGGGCCAATCCAGTACGACGCCGCCGTTGACCCTATTGTTGGCAAACAAAAACTATCGGGATCCGAGGTTGCAGGAAAGGCAAGTGTACTTATTTTTCCGGATTTGAATACGGGAAATAATACTTATAAAGCCGTACAGAGGGAAACCGGCGCACTGGCAATTGGCCCGATGCTTCAGGGACTCAACAAACCTGTGAATGATTTGAGCAGGGGTTGTACGGTTGATGATATTTTTAACACAGTGGTCATTACAGCCATTCAATGCCAGCAAAACGGATAG
- a CDS encoding acetate/propionate family kinase — protein MYILIINAGSSSLKYQLFNMPSEKPLCSGLIEKIGAEGSFIKHKILAGNDHEEKVIEDRDFVSDHADGLNRVLALLMHSNDGVIKNRDEIIAVGHRVVHGGEYFSTATIITEDTKDKIQELSRLAPLHNPVNYRCIEISESTFPSALQVAVFDTAFHQTIPEPAYRYAIPEPLYSEEKIRVYGFHGTSHYYVSQKAMQWLNKPDAKIISIHLGNGCSITAVNQGKSVDTSMGFGPLSGLIMGTRSGDIDPSIIFHLIDQMDYSVEEVSELLNKKSGLLGVAGTNDMRDVRKLLQDGSKSAQLILDMYAYRIKKYIGSYMAVLNGADAIVFTAGVGENDSAIRESICSNLEYLNLHLDKAKNKIPSDQIREINVSGSALKILVIPTNEELEIAQQTYYLCN, from the coding sequence ATGTACATACTGATCATAAACGCCGGAAGCAGTTCACTGAAATACCAGCTATTTAACATGCCCTCTGAAAAACCGCTGTGCTCCGGGCTCATTGAAAAAATAGGAGCAGAAGGTTCTTTTATCAAACATAAAATTTTGGCTGGAAACGATCATGAAGAAAAGGTAATTGAGGATAGGGACTTTGTCAGTGATCATGCTGATGGCTTAAACAGGGTGCTTGCACTATTGATGCATTCCAATGACGGAGTAATCAAAAACCGTGATGAGATCATTGCCGTTGGCCACAGAGTGGTACATGGTGGAGAGTATTTTTCAACGGCTACAATTATTACAGAAGATACCAAAGACAAAATTCAGGAGCTTTCCAGGTTGGCTCCTTTGCATAACCCGGTTAATTACAGATGTATAGAAATTTCTGAATCTACTTTTCCCTCCGCATTACAGGTTGCTGTTTTTGATACAGCTTTCCACCAGACGATCCCGGAGCCTGCTTATCGCTATGCCATACCTGAACCGTTATATAGTGAAGAAAAAATCCGTGTGTATGGTTTCCATGGTACCAGCCATTACTATGTTAGCCAAAAGGCAATGCAGTGGCTCAACAAACCGGACGCCAAAATTATCAGTATTCATTTGGGTAACGGATGCAGTATTACGGCAGTTAACCAAGGTAAATCTGTTGATACAAGTATGGGTTTTGGTCCGCTAAGCGGGCTGATCATGGGTACACGCTCCGGTGATATTGACCCCTCCATTATTTTTCATTTGATAGACCAGATGGATTACAGTGTGGAGGAGGTCAGTGAGCTTCTGAACAAAAAATCAGGTTTATTGGGAGTCGCCGGAACAAATGATATGCGCGATGTCAGGAAACTACTGCAGGATGGAAGCAAGTCCGCACAGCTGATCCTGGATATGTACGCGTACAGAATCAAAAAATACATCGGTTCCTACATGGCCGTTCTAAACGGGGCTGATGCAATTGTATTTACGGCCGGCGTAGGTGAAAACGACAGTGCGATTCGGGAAAGCATTTGCTCAAATCTGGAATATCTCAACCTTCATCTTGATAAGGCTAAAAATAAAATACCCTCTGATCAGATCAGGGAGATAAATGTATCAGGGTCAGCCCTGAAGATCCTTGTTATTCCAACTAACGAAGAACTGGAAATTGCTCAGCAAACATATTATCTGTGCAATTAA